In Streptomyces capitiformicae, one genomic interval encodes:
- the pdxR gene encoding MocR-like pyridoxine biosynthesis transcription factor PdxR, with amino-acid sequence MVDSWVNSAERIGADLHLELSGTGGRRAALIRALRDAVRSGRLAPGTRLPPYRSLAADLGVARNTVADAYAELVAEGWLTARQGSGTRVAERAEPLGGSARVPRKEPPRARGSRHDLRQGTPDSSSFPRAAWATSYRRALAQAPNEAFGPGDPAGRGELREALAEYLARARGVRTEPSRIVICSGFAHALRLLFHGRVLRGPLAVESYGLAFHRELLSAASVRTVPLPLDEDGARVDGLGRENAVLLTPAHQFPTGGPLHPSRRAAVVDWARARGGVILEDDYDGEFRYDRKPVGALQGLDPERVVHIGSVSKSLSPALRLGWMVLPERYVDAVLEVKGEREGWVSVLDQLALADFLVSGSYDRHVRRMRQRYRARRDRLVSALAAHAPHIEVTGIAAGLHAVLRLPPGTERSAVKAAAWQGIALDGLAAFRHPEATDTEAPDGLVVGYATPPEHAYGAAVEALCGVLPPKAAEAAEAAEAAEAAEGTARP; translated from the coding sequence GTGGTGGATTCGTGGGTCAATTCGGCGGAGCGGATCGGTGCCGATCTGCATCTCGAGCTGTCCGGTACCGGTGGGCGTCGCGCCGCGCTCATCCGGGCGCTGCGGGACGCGGTGCGCAGCGGCCGACTGGCTCCCGGTACACGGCTGCCGCCGTATCGCTCGCTGGCCGCGGACCTCGGCGTGGCCCGGAACACGGTCGCCGACGCGTACGCGGAGCTGGTCGCGGAGGGGTGGCTGACCGCGCGGCAGGGGTCAGGCACCCGGGTCGCCGAGCGGGCGGAACCGTTGGGCGGCTCCGCCCGCGTACCCCGAAAAGAGCCTCCACGCGCGCGTGGATCGCGGCACGACCTGCGGCAGGGCACTCCGGACTCGTCGTCGTTCCCGCGTGCGGCTTGGGCGACGTCGTATCGCAGGGCATTGGCGCAGGCGCCCAACGAGGCCTTCGGGCCGGGCGACCCCGCGGGCCGGGGCGAACTCCGTGAGGCGCTCGCCGAGTATCTGGCACGCGCGCGTGGAGTGCGCACCGAGCCCTCGCGGATCGTGATCTGCTCCGGCTTCGCGCACGCCCTGCGCCTCCTCTTCCACGGCCGGGTGCTGCGGGGGCCGCTGGCCGTGGAGTCGTACGGCCTGGCGTTCCATCGTGAGCTGCTGAGCGCCGCGTCCGTACGGACCGTTCCGCTGCCGTTGGACGAGGACGGCGCGCGCGTGGACGGTCTGGGGCGCGAGAACGCCGTGCTGCTCACGCCCGCGCACCAGTTCCCCACCGGCGGGCCGTTGCATCCCTCGCGGCGGGCCGCTGTCGTCGACTGGGCACGCGCGCGTGGCGGGGTGATTCTGGAGGACGACTACGACGGGGAGTTCCGCTACGACCGCAAGCCCGTCGGCGCCTTGCAGGGACTGGATCCCGAGCGGGTCGTGCACATCGGGTCGGTCAGCAAGAGCCTGTCGCCGGCGCTTCGGCTGGGGTGGATGGTCCTTCCGGAGCGGTACGTCGACGCCGTACTGGAGGTGAAGGGTGAGCGGGAGGGCTGGGTGAGCGTCCTCGATCAGTTGGCGCTCGCGGACTTCCTCGTCTCGGGGTCGTACGACCGTCATGTGCGGCGGATGCGGCAGCGGTACCGGGCGCGGCGCGACCGGCTGGTCTCCGCGCTCGCCGCGCACGCGCCGCACATCGAGGTCACCGGCATCGCGGCCGGGCTGCACGCGGTACTGCGGCTGCCGCCCGGAACGGAGCGGTCCGCGGTGAAGGCGGCGGCCTGGCAGGGCATCGCGCTCGACGGGCTGGCCGCGTTCCGGCACCCGGAGGCGACGGACACCGAGGCGCCGGACGGGCTCGTCGTGGGGTACGCGACGCCCCCGGAGCACGCGTACGGCGCGGCCGTGGAGGCACTGTGCGGGGTGCTGCCACCCAAGGCCGCCGAGGCCGCCGAGGCCGCCGAGGCCGCCGAGGCCGCCGAAGGGACGGCTCGGCCATGA
- a CDS encoding PEP/pyruvate-binding domain-containing protein: MTTLDERHGEHEEGARDGEPFRGGGTLGSHVVSLAQPTASLPPLAGSKAAHLARAARAGLPVLPGFVIPYNPRGPRGPQGSHDPHDPCDPCESADEPSVVRAWEELSSHGTHPLVVRSSSPHEDTQDSSLAGRFDSVLDVRGWEEFRAAVRTVAGSARQPDGFTAPMAVLVQPMLRARAGGVLFGADPVAGRTDRLLVSAVRGGPDTLVSGDQPGTSYWLSRWGRLLRTETAETETESAEVEPSSPTPTGHPLLTASELRRLARLARRAARVFGGPQDIEFGFDDDGRLWLFQSRPITAMAARPPRGARLLGPGPVAETLPGQLEPLEEDLWLAPMARGLAVALDIGGTAPRRLLRTVPVVTAVGGRAAADLRLLGAVPPRHRWLALLNPAPGARRLGAAWRVGRLASTLPGLATDLVADVDRRLTEIPPPAELPTAELVPALRWTRATLVSLHAQEALAGALLPEPRVTAASTALATLTETGVQGLPDHRLIAAEPVVLALTAPSLWDGIRLPRPFTHPTDAARAPTDATAPTNTATLPTSPRRGSSVCALPPREALRLRIRWVQELQVRLVREGARRLTVRGALGEARRAGLLRWKEFVSALEGGPLPSDLEERLPLAASAPLPDAFRLADGGVVVAEHAAQESGDGARGVSGGRAIGTAWGGDGPPPPDAVLVVRTLDPALAPLLPRLAGLVAQTGSPLSHLAILAREFGVPTVVGATDAVHRFPPGTRLTVDGTIGDVQDMQDVQAEGSRDRRAEGDSHDGRDVRAEGSRGTRPEGSR, from the coding sequence ATGACGACGCTCGACGAACGTCACGGCGAACACGAAGAAGGTGCCCGCGACGGGGAGCCGTTCCGGGGCGGCGGCACACTCGGCTCTCACGTCGTATCCCTGGCCCAGCCGACTGCCTCGCTCCCCCCGCTCGCCGGTTCCAAGGCGGCCCATCTCGCGCGAGCGGCTCGCGCGGGACTGCCGGTACTGCCCGGCTTCGTGATCCCGTACAACCCACGGGGCCCACGGGGCCCACAGGGCTCGCACGACCCGCATGACCCGTGCGACCCGTGCGAGAGCGCCGACGAGCCCTCCGTGGTGCGCGCCTGGGAGGAGTTGTCGAGCCATGGCACGCACCCCCTCGTCGTACGGTCCTCCTCGCCGCACGAGGACACACAGGACTCCTCTCTGGCGGGTCGGTTCGACTCCGTGCTCGATGTGCGGGGGTGGGAGGAGTTCCGGGCGGCGGTACGAACCGTGGCCGGCTCGGCGCGGCAGCCCGACGGGTTCACCGCGCCCATGGCGGTGCTCGTCCAGCCGATGCTCAGGGCCCGGGCTGGCGGCGTGCTGTTCGGCGCGGACCCTGTGGCGGGCCGGACCGACCGGCTGCTGGTCAGCGCGGTGCGAGGCGGGCCCGACACACTGGTCAGCGGCGATCAGCCGGGGACCAGCTACTGGCTGAGCAGGTGGGGGCGGTTGCTGCGGACGGAGACGGCGGAGACGGAGACCGAATCGGCGGAAGTTGAGCCGTCAAGCCCCACACCCACAGGCCATCCCCTCCTCACAGCCTCCGAGCTGCGTCGTCTCGCCCGTCTCGCGCGTCGCGCGGCGCGGGTTTTCGGCGGGCCCCAGGACATCGAGTTCGGCTTCGACGACGACGGGCGGCTGTGGCTGTTCCAGAGCCGACCGATCACGGCGATGGCGGCCCGGCCGCCGCGTGGGGCCCGGTTGCTCGGTCCGGGGCCGGTGGCGGAGACGTTGCCGGGTCAGTTGGAGCCGCTGGAGGAGGACCTGTGGCTGGCGCCCATGGCCCGGGGGCTCGCGGTGGCGCTGGACATCGGCGGTACCGCGCCCCGGCGGCTGTTGCGGACGGTGCCGGTCGTCACTGCGGTCGGCGGCCGGGCGGCGGCGGACCTGCGGCTGCTCGGCGCCGTCCCGCCGAGGCACCGATGGCTCGCGCTGCTCAACCCGGCGCCGGGCGCCCGGCGACTCGGCGCGGCCTGGCGGGTGGGGCGGCTGGCCTCGACGTTGCCGGGACTGGCGACGGACCTGGTGGCGGACGTCGACCGGCGGCTCACCGAGATCCCGCCGCCCGCCGAACTGCCGACCGCCGAGCTGGTCCCGGCCCTCCGCTGGACCCGTGCCACCCTCGTCTCGCTCCACGCCCAGGAGGCCCTGGCCGGCGCCCTCCTCCCGGAGCCCCGCGTCACGGCGGCGAGCACCGCCCTCGCGACGCTCACGGAGACGGGTGTCCAGGGTCTGCCCGATCATCGGCTGATCGCCGCCGAACCCGTGGTACTCGCGCTGACGGCCCCCAGCCTGTGGGACGGCATACGACTGCCACGGCCCTTCACCCACCCGACGGACGCGGCACGCGCCCCGACGGACGCGACCGCCCCCACGAACACAGCCACCCTCCCCACCTCCCCTCGTCGAGGCTCCTCCGTCTGCGCCCTCCCGCCGCGCGAGGCCCTGCGGCTGCGCATCCGCTGGGTGCAGGAACTGCAGGTCCGGCTGGTGCGCGAAGGGGCTCGCAGGCTGACCGTGCGGGGCGCGCTGGGCGAGGCACGGCGGGCGGGCCTGTTGCGCTGGAAGGAGTTCGTCAGCGCGCTGGAGGGTGGGCCGTTGCCCTCCGACCTCGAAGAACGGCTCCCTCTGGCCGCCTCCGCACCACTCCCAGACGCGTTCCGCCTCGCTGACGGCGGTGTGGTCGTCGCCGAGCACGCGGCCCAGGAATCCGGCGACGGCGCCCGGGGTGTGTCCGGCGGCCGGGCCATCGGCACCGCGTGGGGCGGCGACGGACCGCCGCCCCCGGACGCCGTACTCGTCGTCCGCACGCTCGACCCGGCGCTCGCCCCGCTGCTGCCCCGCCTCGCGGGACTGGTCGCACAGACCGGCAGCCCGTTGTCCCATCTCGCCATCCTGGCACGGGAGTTCGGCGTACCCACGGTAGTCGGCGCCACCGACGCGGTACACCGCTTCCCACCCGGCACCCGTCTGACGGTCGACGGCACCATCGGCGACGTACAAGACATGCAAGACGTACAGGCGGAGGGCTCACGTGACAGACGAGCAGAGGGGGACTCGCACGACGGACGAGACGTACGGGCGGAAGGCTCACGCGGCACACGACCGGAAGGCTCGCGATGA
- a CDS encoding protein-tyrosine phosphatase family protein: protein MSVTLAPSPVRPDPNPTQSGRPGTRRRRVAHVLVGVLLGYLALWATGTLGILALSYWAREENPPPAGTHSMRGIHNFQPVGTAGELWRGAAPSPAGYQELADLGFTTVVDLRAEDLSEAQLAEPRKAGLDVLRLPIRDGQTPKPEQVQRLLDTVAEASGPVFVHCGAGVGRTGTMAAAYLVRTGQAEPGAAVWRNLSVGPPSIEQIYYGLNLEEERATAKPPLPVVAVSRFVDAPRRIWSYL from the coding sequence ATGTCTGTCACCCTCGCGCCTTCTCCCGTACGCCCAGATCCGAATCCCACCCAGTCCGGCCGCCCGGGCACGCGCCGTCGCCGCGTCGCGCATGTCCTCGTCGGAGTCCTGCTCGGCTACCTCGCCCTGTGGGCCACCGGGACGCTCGGCATCCTGGCCCTGTCGTACTGGGCGCGTGAGGAGAATCCGCCGCCCGCGGGGACCCACTCGATGCGGGGCATCCACAACTTCCAGCCCGTCGGCACCGCCGGCGAGCTGTGGCGCGGGGCCGCACCCTCCCCCGCCGGCTACCAGGAGCTCGCCGACCTCGGCTTCACCACGGTCGTCGACCTGCGCGCCGAGGACCTGTCCGAGGCCCAGCTGGCCGAGCCCCGCAAGGCGGGCCTCGACGTCCTACGACTGCCGATCCGTGACGGGCAGACCCCGAAGCCGGAGCAGGTGCAGCGCCTGCTCGACACCGTCGCCGAGGCCTCCGGGCCGGTGTTCGTGCACTGCGGCGCCGGCGTCGGCCGTACGGGGACGATGGCGGCGGCGTACCTCGTACGGACCGGACAGGCGGAGCCGGGAGCGGCGGTCTGGCGCAACCTCTCGGTCGGGCCGCCGTCGATCGAGCAGATCTACTACGGACTGAACCTGGAGGAGGAGCGGGCGACCGCGAAGCCGCCGCTCCCGGTGGTGGCGGTGAGCCGCTTCGTCGACGCACCCCGCCGCATCTGGTCGTACCTGTAG
- a CDS encoding SAM-dependent methyltransferase, with translation MEFVMNGRPPVEIDTSRPHPARMYDWYLGGKDNYPVDEAMGRQMLALDPRVPVMARVNRAFMHRTTRWLAENGVRQFLDIGTGIPTEPNLHQIAQRVAADAVVVYSDNDPIVLAHAAALLRGTPEGRTEYLQADVRSPDAVIEGARKVLDFGRPVALSLIALLHFVSDEDGAHDLVQGLLSELPSGSYLVVSHATADFTPEESKAATEKLKAAGVNLALRSRDEFARFFDGLDLVEPGVEVPHKWHPELGEPVPGQDDGVIPGYGAVGRKP, from the coding sequence ATGGAGTTCGTCATGAACGGGCGTCCCCCCGTCGAGATCGACACGAGCAGACCCCATCCCGCGCGGATGTACGACTGGTACCTCGGCGGCAAGGACAACTACCCCGTCGACGAGGCGATGGGCAGGCAGATGCTGGCCCTCGACCCCCGGGTGCCGGTGATGGCGCGGGTCAATCGTGCCTTCATGCACCGGACCACGCGGTGGCTGGCCGAGAACGGGGTACGGCAGTTCCTCGACATCGGCACCGGCATACCCACCGAGCCGAACCTCCACCAGATCGCCCAGCGGGTCGCCGCCGACGCGGTCGTCGTCTACTCCGACAACGACCCCATCGTGCTGGCCCACGCGGCGGCCCTGCTGCGCGGTACGCCCGAAGGGCGGACCGAGTATCTGCAGGCCGACGTGCGCAGCCCGGACGCGGTCATCGAGGGCGCCAGGAAGGTGCTGGACTTCGGCCGGCCCGTGGCCCTCTCCCTGATTGCGCTGCTGCACTTCGTCTCCGACGAGGACGGCGCGCACGATCTGGTCCAGGGGCTGCTGTCCGAGCTGCCCTCCGGCAGCTACCTGGTCGTCAGCCACGCCACCGCCGACTTCACCCCGGAGGAGTCGAAGGCAGCGACGGAGAAGCTCAAGGCCGCTGGCGTCAACCTGGCCCTGCGCTCCCGTGACGAGTTCGCCCGCTTCTTCGACGGCCTGGATCTCGTCGAGCCCGGCGTCGAGGTACCCCACAAGTGGCATCCCGAGCTGGGCGAGCCCGTTCCCGGCCAGGACGACGGGGTCATCCCCGGGTACGGGGCGGTGGGGCGCAAGCCGTAA
- a CDS encoding DUF397 domain-containing protein, with protein MDRIKSQSRTHTQSHGHAQAHGHAPVYNGMPARELGSEGWHKPWSGGNGGNCLEAMKLADGRIAVRQSTDPDGPALIYTPDEMNAFIQGAKEGAADFLLS; from the coding sequence ATGGATCGCATCAAGTCGCAGTCGCGCACGCACACGCAGTCGCACGGACACGCACAGGCACACGGACACGCACCCGTCTACAACGGCATGCCCGCCCGCGAGCTGGGTAGTGAGGGCTGGCACAAGCCCTGGAGCGGTGGCAACGGCGGCAACTGCCTGGAGGCCATGAAGCTCGCCGACGGCCGTATCGCCGTACGGCAGTCCACCGACCCCGACGGGCCGGCGCTGATCTACACGCCCGACGAGATGAACGCCTTCATCCAGGGAGCGAAGGAGGGGGCGGCGGACTTCCTGTTGTCCTGA
- a CDS encoding helix-turn-helix domain-containing protein, which yields MSEPRSAPTVGQVVLGRRLLDLRERAGIKREEAARILHVAPATIRRMETAEVALKIPYLQLLLRAYGVDDEEAETFVRLAEEANRPGWWQRYHDILPGWFSMYVSLEGAASLIRSYEPHFVPGLLQSEDYARRVMFSGAIGQNSPEDIERHVALRMQRQELLTREDAPRLWFVMDETALRRPVGGPVVMRAQLDRLLEVVELSHVTLQVTTFDTGPHPGTYGPFVLFRFAVPELPDMVYSEYLTGAVYLDDRSEVATHLEVMDRMAAQAATAQRTKEILRDLRKEL from the coding sequence ATGAGCGAACCGCGGTCCGCGCCGACGGTCGGCCAGGTCGTACTCGGCCGACGCCTGCTGGACCTGCGTGAGCGCGCGGGCATCAAACGCGAGGAGGCCGCGCGCATCCTGCATGTCGCCCCCGCCACGATCCGCCGCATGGAGACCGCCGAGGTCGCCCTCAAGATCCCCTATCTCCAGCTCCTGCTGCGGGCGTACGGCGTCGACGACGAGGAGGCCGAGACCTTCGTCCGGCTCGCCGAGGAGGCCAACAGACCCGGCTGGTGGCAGCGCTACCACGACATCCTGCCGGGCTGGTTCTCCATGTACGTCAGCCTGGAGGGCGCGGCCTCCCTGATCCGCAGCTACGAGCCGCACTTCGTCCCCGGCCTGCTGCAGTCCGAGGACTACGCGCGCCGCGTCATGTTCTCGGGCGCCATCGGCCAGAACAGCCCCGAGGACATCGAGCGCCACGTCGCCCTGCGCATGCAACGCCAGGAACTGCTCACCCGTGAGGACGCGCCCCGGCTGTGGTTCGTGATGGACGAGACCGCCCTGCGCCGCCCCGTCGGCGGACCGGTGGTCATGCGCGCCCAGCTCGACCGGCTGCTGGAGGTCGTGGAGCTGTCCCATGTGACGCTGCAGGTCACCACGTTCGACACAGGACCGCACCCCGGCACGTACGGGCCGTTCGTCCTGTTCCGATTCGCCGTGCCCGAACTTCCGGACATGGTCTACAGCGAGTACCTGACCGGCGCCGTCTATCTGGACGACCGCTCCGAGGTGGCGACCCACCTCGAGGTCATGGACCGCATGGCGGCACAGGCCGCCACGGCACAACGCACGAAGGAGATCCTCCGGGATCTCCGCAAGGAGCTCTGA
- a CDS encoding ATP-binding protein, producing MIPPPAPLGTDAAGDRVGPGPAAGARPETAAERRFRFELAAHPGAVAQARRVTRTQLTGWAVCEDACDTAALVVSELVTNAIVHTASNQIVCELHDGDDLVRIAVRDEGCAPGEPHPSPQRPEEEHGRGLLLIEAMCRSWGAQPAGLGLLVWADVPRTAALNGASPGAAPDTAAWSDLGWGAKKPTTDDRGDEAEAEAAHLPRPTPERGRTGALGVPPVERGRTGALGVPPVERSRDWGRV from the coding sequence GTGATTCCGCCCCCTGCGCCGTTAGGAACAGACGCCGCCGGAGACCGTGTCGGTCCCGGTCCGGCCGCCGGGGCGCGCCCCGAAACAGCAGCCGAGCGCCGGTTCCGGTTCGAGCTGGCCGCGCACCCCGGTGCCGTGGCACAGGCCCGTCGCGTGACGCGTACCCAGCTCACCGGCTGGGCCGTCTGCGAGGACGCCTGCGACACGGCCGCCCTGGTCGTCTCCGAGCTGGTGACCAACGCGATCGTGCACACCGCGAGCAACCAGATCGTCTGCGAGCTGCACGACGGTGACGACCTGGTGCGCATAGCGGTACGGGACGAGGGCTGCGCTCCGGGCGAGCCGCATCCCTCGCCGCAGCGCCCCGAGGAGGAGCACGGGAGAGGACTGCTCCTCATAGAGGCCATGTGCCGCTCCTGGGGAGCACAACCGGCCGGGCTGGGGCTTCTGGTCTGGGCGGATGTGCCCCGTACGGCCGCCCTGAACGGCGCCTCCCCCGGCGCGGCCCCGGACACGGCGGCCTGGTCCGACCTGGGCTGGGGCGCGAAGAAGCCGACCACGGACGACCGCGGCGACGAGGCCGAGGCCGAGGCCGCACATCTGCCCCGGCCGACGCCTGAACGAGGTCGGACGGGAGCCCTGGGGGTCCCCCCGGTCGAACGAGGTCGGACGGGAGCCCTGGGGGTCCCCCCGGTCGAGCGAAGTCGAGACTGGGGGAGGGTGTGA
- a CDS encoding ABC transporter ATP-binding protein, whose product MGKARDRGKPETSESELLLFGGPLRYDTGWSQHSDAFLELNFRAMIRRLPSLLASSFRLAWQADRRAARTVLAAETGRGLAQAVGLLAVNAILARLMTEGTVEERLRGAVPALVTIAAVTLVATLLRAASTYATGRLEPKVERVATELYLERAAAVELSAIEDDGFHKLLDTAKYGAQSARRMITYAARVVNALISLVAAAGVLTVLHPALLPLLVTMTLPSAWSALTIARRRYESFHAWVQHARAGYLISSLLIEPEAAPEIRVHGVGPFLLRHFRSMSETAEGEQARLARLAARTGLFAAVWTGLATVATYATLGGLLLAGAMALSVAGTAVIAIRTGSASLDTLVLEVNSLHEEALFVGDMQRLYVEAAKRAIPVGGDPLPEDPREIRVENVTFTYPGKAARPALSDVTLTVPLGKIVALVGENGSGKTTLVKLLAGLYTPDQGKIMWDGVDVASADRQQLAERIAMVAQDFKRWPFTARVNMAIGRPSAPLTEERLASSVAEAGAQDVVEDLPRGLDTLLARGFSGGHELSGGQWQRLGIARAAYRKGRILIVDEPTAALDARAELEVFEKIRALAGTGQTVVLITHRLASVRHADLVHVLDQGRLVESGTPDELLATGGVYAELYSLQAEQFAAKVPAPKAG is encoded by the coding sequence GTGGGGAAGGCGCGGGACAGAGGGAAGCCGGAGACGTCGGAGTCGGAGCTGCTGCTGTTCGGAGGGCCGCTGCGGTACGACACGGGGTGGTCGCAGCACTCCGACGCGTTCCTGGAGCTGAACTTCCGCGCGATGATCCGGCGGCTGCCGTCGCTGCTCGCGTCGAGTTTCAGGCTGGCCTGGCAGGCGGACCGGCGGGCCGCCCGGACCGTGCTGGCCGCCGAGACGGGTCGCGGGCTCGCCCAGGCGGTGGGGCTGCTCGCGGTGAACGCGATCCTGGCCCGGCTGATGACGGAGGGCACGGTCGAGGAGCGGTTACGCGGCGCCGTTCCCGCGCTGGTCACGATCGCCGCGGTGACGCTGGTGGCCACGCTGCTGCGGGCCGCTTCGACGTACGCCACGGGCCGGCTGGAGCCCAAGGTGGAGCGGGTGGCGACCGAGTTGTATCTGGAGCGGGCGGCGGCCGTGGAGCTGTCCGCGATCGAGGACGACGGTTTTCACAAGCTGCTGGACACCGCGAAGTACGGCGCGCAGTCGGCCCGTCGCATGATCACGTACGCGGCGCGTGTGGTGAACGCGCTGATCTCGCTGGTCGCGGCGGCGGGCGTGCTGACCGTGCTGCACCCGGCGCTGCTCCCGCTCCTGGTCACGATGACCCTGCCGAGCGCCTGGAGCGCCCTGACGATCGCCCGCCGCCGCTACGAGTCCTTCCACGCCTGGGTGCAGCACGCGCGCGCGGGATATCTGATCAGCTCCCTGCTCATCGAGCCGGAGGCGGCCCCGGAGATCCGGGTGCACGGTGTCGGCCCGTTCCTGCTGCGTCACTTCCGCTCCATGTCGGAGACGGCGGAGGGCGAGCAGGCACGGCTGGCCCGGCTGGCCGCCCGTACGGGGCTGTTCGCGGCCGTGTGGACCGGGCTGGCCACCGTGGCGACGTACGCGACGCTGGGCGGTCTGCTGCTCGCCGGCGCCATGGCGCTGTCCGTGGCGGGTACAGCGGTCATCGCCATCCGCACCGGCTCCGCCAGCCTCGACACGCTCGTCCTGGAGGTGAACTCCCTGCACGAGGAGGCCCTGTTCGTGGGCGACATGCAGCGCCTGTACGTGGAGGCGGCCAAGCGTGCGATCCCGGTGGGCGGCGACCCGTTGCCCGAGGACCCGCGTGAGATCCGCGTGGAGAACGTGACCTTCACCTATCCAGGGAAGGCCGCCCGGCCCGCGCTGAGCGATGTGACGCTGACCGTGCCGCTGGGCAAGATCGTGGCCCTCGTCGGCGAGAACGGCTCGGGCAAGACGACCCTGGTCAAGCTGCTCGCCGGGCTGTACACACCCGACCAGGGCAAGATCATGTGGGACGGCGTCGATGTGGCGAGCGCCGACCGGCAGCAGCTCGCCGAGCGCATCGCGATGGTCGCGCAGGACTTCAAGCGGTGGCCGTTCACCGCCCGCGTCAACATGGCGATCGGCCGCCCCTCGGCGCCGCTGACCGAGGAACGCCTCGCCTCGTCGGTCGCCGAGGCCGGCGCGCAGGACGTGGTCGAGGACCTGCCGCGCGGCCTCGACACCCTGCTGGCCCGCGGTTTCAGCGGCGGGCACGAGCTGTCGGGCGGCCAGTGGCAGCGGCTGGGGATCGCACGGGCCGCGTACCGGAAGGGCCGCATCCTCATCGTGGACGAGCCGACCGCGGCCCTGGACGCCCGCGCCGAGCTGGAGGTCTTCGAGAAGATCCGCGCCCTGGCGGGGACCGGCCAGACGGTCGTTCTGATCACGCACCGGCTGGCGTCGGTCCGCCACGCCGACCTGGTGCACGTCCTCGACCAGGGCCGGCTCGTGGAGTCCGGCACCCCGGACGAGTTGCTGGCCACGGGCGGGGTGTACGCGGAGCTGTACTCGCTCCAGGCGGAACAGTTCGCGGCGAAGGTACCCGCCCCGAAGGCGGGGTGA
- a CDS encoding amidohydrolase encodes MTPSYGGRVTSPAADLVITGCTALVHDEHEGIAFVEDAAIVVRDGMIESIGPAAETAVVATVERIDARGQIAMPGLINCHTHSPMVALRGIAEDMPAEEWFNDVIWPVESNLTAKDVELGARLACAEMIRGGVTCFADHYFSMEKVADVVAECGMRAHLGEAFFSSQGVQGREKSLEFALRHRGAAGGRITTALAPHAPYTVDDADLAATAELAREHGLPVHLHASESRDQTDNSLARHGVTPIEVLERTGLLGLEAGVLIAHGTGIVDRDLPVLERATGPVAVATAPRTYLRFAWPTTPVRALRRIGVPVGLATDGAASNNSLDVWESMALTALVQKSTEGDPRWLTSRQALHHATLQSARAVGLGERVGSLAPGRRADIVLVDLTGPHTQPVHDLAATLVHSARAADVRTTIVDGRVLMRDRELLTVDVPATVRELEERLAALTDRSHGGRIQDYDKPPE; translated from the coding sequence ATGACTCCGTCGTACGGTGGCAGGGTGACCTCACCCGCCGCTGATCTCGTCATCACCGGATGCACCGCCCTCGTCCACGACGAGCACGAGGGCATCGCCTTCGTCGAGGACGCCGCGATCGTCGTACGCGACGGGATGATCGAGAGCATCGGGCCGGCGGCGGAGACAGCCGTGGTCGCGACGGTGGAGCGCATCGACGCCCGTGGCCAGATCGCGATGCCGGGGCTGATCAACTGCCATACGCACTCGCCGATGGTCGCGCTGCGCGGAATCGCCGAGGACATGCCGGCCGAGGAGTGGTTCAACGACGTCATCTGGCCCGTCGAGTCCAACCTGACGGCGAAGGACGTGGAGTTGGGGGCGCGGCTCGCCTGCGCGGAGATGATCCGGGGCGGGGTGACGTGCTTCGCCGACCACTACTTCTCGATGGAGAAGGTCGCCGACGTCGTCGCCGAGTGCGGGATGCGCGCGCACCTGGGGGAGGCCTTCTTCTCCTCCCAGGGGGTCCAAGGCCGGGAGAAGTCCCTGGAGTTCGCGCTACGGCACCGGGGCGCGGCCGGCGGTCGCATCACCACCGCGCTCGCCCCGCACGCCCCCTACACCGTCGACGACGCCGACCTCGCCGCGACCGCCGAACTGGCCCGTGAACACGGGCTTCCGGTGCATCTGCACGCCTCGGAGTCCCGCGACCAGACCGACAACAGCCTGGCCCGGCACGGTGTGACGCCCATCGAGGTCCTGGAGCGCACCGGGCTGCTCGGCCTCGAAGCGGGCGTCCTCATCGCGCACGGCACCGGCATCGTCGACCGCGACCTGCCAGTACTGGAGCGCGCGACGGGGCCCGTGGCCGTGGCGACCGCGCCCCGCACCTACCTCAGGTTCGCCTGGCCCACCACCCCGGTGCGCGCCCTGCGTCGAATCGGCGTCCCCGTCGGGCTCGCCACGGACGGGGCCGCCTCGAACAACTCCCTCGACGTGTGGGAGTCCATGGCCCTCACCGCCCTCGTGCAGAAGTCCACCGAGGGCGACCCGCGGTGGCTGACCTCCCGCCAGGCCCTCCACCACGCCACCCTGCAGAGTGCGAGGGCCGTCGGACTGGGGGAGCGGGTGGGCAGCCTGGCCCCCGGCCGGCGCGCCGACATCGTCCTCGTCGACCTCACCGGTCCGCACACCCAGCCCGTGCACGACCTCGCCGCCACCCTCGTGCACAGCGCCCGCGCGGCCGACGTACGCACCACGATCGTCGACGGCCGCGTCCTCATGCGCGACCGCGAGCTCCTCACCGTCGACGTGCCGGCGACCGTGCGCGAGCTGGAGGAGCGGCTGGCGGCACTCACCGACCGTAGCCACGGGGGACGCATCCAGGACTACGACAAGCCACCGGAGTGA